The nucleotide sequence TCTGGCTGATCTTCACCCATGAACGTTTAGGCAGGCGCCCCTTCTTCAGCTCCATCGTGAGCGGAAAGCCTGCGCCTTGCGGTTGGCTCGTCACCGCCATCGCGATGACCGTTCCTGACCTCTCGTTGAAGACGTCATGGCTCAGTACAACGACCGGCCGCATTCCCGCCTGCTCGTGGCCGCGGCCCG is from Candidatus Binatia bacterium and encodes:
- a CDS encoding type II toxin-antitoxin system PemK/MazF family toxin, producing the protein MARILRGDLVCADLTPGRGHEQAGMRPVVVLSHDVFNERSGTVIAMAVTSQPQGAGFPLTMELKKGRLPKRSWVKISQIRTLSVERLGKKLGRLGPEELDRLVEGLNDIVGS